One window of Microtus pennsylvanicus isolate mMicPen1 chromosome X, mMicPen1.hap1, whole genome shotgun sequence genomic DNA carries:
- the Prickle3 gene encoding prickle planar cell polarity protein 3 — translation MFARGSRRRRSGRAPPEAEDPAHGQPCNSCREQCPGFLLHGWRKICQHCKCPREEHAVHTVPVDLERIMCRLISDFQRHSISDDDSGCASEEYAWVPPGLKPEQVYQFFSCLPEDKVPYVNSPGEKYRIKQLLHQLPPHDSEAQYCTALEEEEKKELRAFSQQRKRENLGRGTVRIFPVTINGAICEECGKQIGGGDIAVFASRAGLGACWHPQCFVCTTCQELLVDLIYFYHAGKVYCGRHHAECLRPRCQACDEIIFSPECTEAEGRHWHMGHFCCFECEASLGGQRYVMRQSRPHCCACYEARHAEYCDGCGEHIGLDQGQMAYEGQHWHASDRCFCCSWCGRALLGRPFLPRRGLIFCSRACSLGAETTAPGPSRRSWSASTVTAPLTASAASFPAAEGTAETTSKGTCTKAEPAASPNEPSRFLRGAPHRHSMPELGLRSAPEPPTETPGHPALHPDDNAFGRQSTPRVSFRDPLVSEGGPRRTLSAPPAQRRRPRSPPPRAPSCRHRRRRRRSRGSHHHHHHPGRHGHHRCNVGSGSDSGSCSSSPSSPSSESSEDDGFFLGERIPLPPHLCRSRTTQDTATETFNSPAPPLVQVSHPVTPRQTRDKNCIVA, via the exons ATGTTCGCGCGTGGGTCCCGGAGGCGCCGCTCCGGGCGTGCG CCTCCCGAGGCAGAGGACCCTGCTCATGGCCAGCCCTGCAATTCCTGCAGGGAACAGTGCCCAGGCTTCCTGCTGCATGGCTGGAG GAAGATCTGCCAGCACTGCAAATGCCCACGGGAGGAGCATGCAGTGCACACTGTGCCTGTGGACCTAGAGCGCATCATGTGTCGGCTCATCTCGGACTTCCAGCGCCACTCCATTTCTGATGACGACTCAGGCTGTGCCTCAGAGGAGTATGCCTGGGTACCCCCTGGCCTTAAGCCGGAGCAG GTTTACCAGTTTTTCAGCTGCCTCCCAGAGGATAAGGTCCCCTATGTCAACAGTCCTGGGGAGAAATACAGAATAAAGCAGCTGCTGCACCAGCTGCCCCCACATGACAGCGAG GCACAGTATTGTACGGccctggaagaggaggagaagaaagagttgCGAGCCTTCAGCCAGCAGCGAAAGCGGGAGAATCTGGGACGGGGCACCGTTCGAATCTTCCCAGTGACCATTAATGGGGCTATCTGCGAGGAG TGTGGAAAGCAGATCGGAGGCGGCGACATTGCAGTATTTGCCAGTCGAGCAGGCCTTGGTGCCTGTTGGCACCCTCAGTGCTTCGTGTGCACCACCTGCCAGGAGCTGCTGGTTGATCTCATCTACTTCTATCATGCTGGCAAGGTCTACTGTGGGCGCCACCATGCCGAATGCCTGCGCCCTCGCTGCCAAGCATGTGATGAG ATCATCTTCTCCCCTGAATGTACGGAGGCCGAGGGCCGGCACTGGCACATGGGTCACTTCTGCTGCTTCGAGTGCGAAGCTTCGTTAGGAGGGCAGCGCTATGTCATGCGTCAGAGCCGCCCCCACTGCTGCGCCTGCTATGAGGCCCGCCACGCGGAGTACTGTGATGGCTGCGGGGAGCACATCG GCCTGGACCAGGGTCAGATGGCTTATGAGGGCCAACACTGGCACGCTTCAGATCGTTGCTTCTGCTGTAGCTGGTGCGGTCGAGCCCTGCTGGGACGCCCTTTCTTGCCACGCCGCGGCCTAATCTTCTGTTCACGAGCCTGCAGCCTCGGGGCTGAGACCACCGCTCCGGGGCCCAGCCGCCGCAGCTGGAGCGCCAGCACAGTCACTGCACCGCTCACAGCTTCTGCGGCTTCTTTCCCGGCTGCGGAGGGGACAGCGGAGACGACAAGCAAGGGCACCTGTACCAAGGCCGAGCCTG CTGCAAGCCCCAATGAACCCTCCCGCTTTCTGAGAGGGGCCCCGCACCGCCACTCTATGCCTGAGCTGGGACTCCGCAGTGCTCCTGAGCCACCTACTGAAACCCCTGGACATCCTGCCTTGCACCCAGATGATAATGCGTTTGGCCGTCAAAGTACCCCGCGTGTCAGCTTTCGAGACCCTTTGGTGTCTGAGGGAGGGCCCCGACGGACCCTGAGTGCACCTCCAGCCCAACGCCGAAGGCCGCGAAGTCCCCCACCCAGGGCCCCCAGCTGCCGCCACCGCCGACGTAGGCGCCGAAGCCGCGGgagccaccatcaccaccaccatcctggcAGACATGGCCACCATCGATGTAACGTGGGATCGGGTTCGGATTCAGGATCCTGTTCCAGCTCACCCTCTAGCCCCAGTTCAGAGTCCTCTGAAGATGATGGCTTCTTCCTAGGGGAACGTATCCCCCTGCCCCCTCACCTGTGCAGGTCCAGGACCACTCAGGACACTGCAACTGAAACCTTTAACTCCCCAGCCCCGCCACTCGTCCAGGTGTCTCACCCAGTGACGCCTCGCCAGACCCGAGACAAGAACTGCATCGTGGCTTGA